The following proteins are encoded in a genomic region of Palaemon carinicauda isolate YSFRI2023 chromosome 19, ASM3689809v2, whole genome shotgun sequence:
- the LOC137658850 gene encoding uncharacterized protein, whose protein sequence is MKWLLPLVAAIQLQFMQATGSTDGFNELYRMDPQKLDLLLDERLEDLQTDVFRMYKEQLRNHQENLNKMERIKRQTYDTVAVLPSHTSGFGHSYTYDTGVGNREVIVIDSMELIGYVGSLTITDVFPLQLANLTAIYKAQDGFGYVLVDGALQVLKVRNEWTKTTTGCRCDGSSPPSGRSHENCACCVPGACLCKYALGFNGDSCVPCGTETQNCPEAGPKKLLLDAAVGFEYVVPTVGLKQILITAKATVVSFYEFDRLDLQVVHSATGLSTLTSVHPVTHLGYGESYVNHYGILKKKRFLITFSAGQQIHQLHELSVGSSDTAISAGLSTIWKAKGSAMKASQSGGRLMITVLDGDRLQVYELKEDLWREFKFLRIQRLSLLGPVIAWGTFATGFENYLYLVSRTSIRIYIQNGLYYNSLTSINVDEDIREFKNLLAINWLSCRNEVVLLAGSGARLLIYTFDRTVVPNILRKVKVYNLQFEDTLWHLSFGYSQESGIRLLLPGPSRPVLFNLVTHLEEVEDFRWQENLIVENTINKFNDEYRLQSAIKSAAEEKLRNSVDLTSNLQNINANITITQSLMVSQTLVTNVLVANTFSFPGVDIGGSNLNDYTEYLNRFNSSRNRVDGIINRLEDFEKKLGDAINGQVSGSQIGGTLTIINPRLDLQTLITNNVAVSNPLDRDGSVTGLDNNLRNLVRLRNDVIVSGSKKFVNGIVVGELNLNFLDDIPVGDLVVERGDQDIEGAIYSSIFFAKEILLRPGALIAGIDITKAVKINDLASLGHVIIQSIEVENLFLSDLINSVNLASLFQDALLLTGGEVTGSLAVNREILISSLDVSEIMGIRISSFLNNAVFKNKDSVVKGRLTVGGRVVVRNVRLDGKLNDRSFDYPVRKSNTPIVFGGQKRFSNVKFDILNFGPQGNVDGISPGKLITKSTSQIISEIVFGQGVDIRQNLEIRSNLLDGVNLAEISRGLSQLPTSNPWVFDVVFVGPVTAQRLLYSGLVNGVDFSAFSSELLYDDSSITVFGIKRFLSRLSGRNVQIKGSLNGEDIDSLITTTKNHLIGGLKTFVQYVYLNSATSVFVDGVNMADFLSSALELNKDGQVVIGKKVFTNSVFISALGLSGKLSSVDFSNVMTKNTDQTFIAEQIFNSAAFGDLMVKNIKLNGFSLNGINLSDLAARRLSLKTSVAHTGTLVIDGPVSVVGNLMVDSINGISIQEIENNIVTDSRNSTISGPVIINNIVSSGAIDTLNRRGANGISLHDLFSRAAKLSKDGQFVGEIYFADMEVRGSINVNGLVNGVNLATLRDDAVYINFNGYQVVAGNKLFLNGFNVKGNINSETTNGVDLSRRLFTLNTDQQTSADYHFENIVVKKNVHLTGRFRDIDLRNLINLVTNTQSRYGSINFNGNVKVSELVINGEFNGRNLLALLSDAVRVRDGAVFVTGKKSFTASTQFTSLTVSSLNDVNLGEFLNNVILRSTDKVVIRPMTINGILSAPWTTAENLLVEGVIDRIDYRALLRDAVYITGQENLQSELIFEESLVVEGNVIAAFLNGRSLLRDYLTLTTEQSVLVNSNIATVSSSFVEVGGSVNGVYLPDLKELTMQAIDGQTITGTTVIKGTTKVLGNIEVTGKTGREVKIKLRSEVLNLSDGGELSGFVRLNSAVTSSLSSSSYLINGLNLAALYNNAMFKDSSSIVIGRLSFTQLVTFELGLVVSGRVDGLEIGSLYNFTALTLSGFGSSTAEIKEDYTSMCNSIVSLYDQLEDSLYEGDCFDFVYSEFFPEIRHSSISFNAYGQTFLVLSYENQCYAEVYLWNNVTHTLNFYQSLSETGYVHDWVHIVTEDARIFIAAAGSPTNNQCSDQTSSLWEVFENSIQRVQILSPAETVSKEIVAGKRSLSLHSASYTITYVYDLTQSYWREASRSGAFEISVQALDKKGYSVIFRSNGGIGEVWVGGVVRQTLRLGIAIDDAVLLKIHSQVVLFIIVTVENPLGPIYELRAYEIDYGNLVWLDSTILNTPGELTVFFVGNEACEAVYVAVTQEGQFPVIYNFFGETFSLWTQMVVPGTTWIQHFSSGNSRFPQISDNYLIFGRRDRSALIYKLKMRGSTVPKIENSCVIEDFRRPVLKPIVLI, encoded by the exons ATGAAGTGGCTCTTACCTTTAGTAGCTGCTATACAACTGCAATTTATGCAAGCCACGGGTAGCACCGATGGATTTAATGAACTTTATCGCATGGACCCCCAAAAG TTGGATCTCCTACTTGACGAGAGACTAGAAGACCTCCAGACAGATGTATTTCGTATGTATAAAGAGCAACTGAGAAATCACCAGGAAAATCTAAAcaaaatggaaagaataaagaGGCAAACCTATGACACTGTTGCTGTTCTTCCATCTCATACATCTGGTTTTGGCCATTCATATACTTATGATACAGGAGTTGGGAACAGGGAAG TTATCGTTATAGATAGCATGGAGTTGATCGGGTATGTGGGAAGTCTAACAATAACTGATGTATTTCCCCTACAACTTGCAAATCTGACTGCAATTTACAAG GCTCAAGATGGCTTTGGGTATGTACTGGTAGATGGTGCTCTTCAAGTTTTGAAAGTACGCAATGAATGGACGAAGACGACTACTGGATGTCGTTGCGATGGATCTAGTCCTCCG AGTGGTCGAAGCCATGAAAACTGTGCTTGCTGTGTACCAGGTGCTTGTCTCTGCAAGTATGCACTAGGTTTCAACGGAGATTCGTGCGTTCCTTGTGGCACGGAGACACAAAATTGTCCTGAAGCCG gtCCCAAGAAATTGTTATTGGATGCTGCAGTGGGCTTTGAATACGTAGTTCCAACAGTTGGCCTTAAACAGATACTAATAACTGCTAAAGCTACAGTGGTATCCTTTTATGAGTTT GATCGCCTTGACCTGCAAGTGGTACATTCTGCTACCGGACTTAGCACGCTGACTTCAGTTCATCCAGTGACCCACTTAGGATATGGGGAATCCTATGTCAATCATTATGGCATCTTGAAAAAGAAGAGGTTTTTGATCACCTTTTCAGCAGGTCAACAGATTCACCAACTACATGAACTATCAGTGGGTTCCTCTGATACAGCCATATCAGCTGG GTTGTCTACAATATGGAAAGCAAAAGGTAGTGCTATGAAAGCAAGCCAGAGTGGTGGAAGGCTAATGATAACTGTTCTTGATGGTGACAGACTTCAAGTTTATGAGCTTAAG GAGGACCTATGGCGAGAGTTCAAGTTCTTGAGGATTCAGAGATTAAGTTTACTCGGTCCAGTAATAGCCTGGGGTACATTTGCTACTGGATTTGAAAATTACCTCTACTTGGTCTCAAGAACATCCATTAGAATTTATATTCAAAATGGCCTTTATTACAACAGCCTTACTTCTATTAATGTTGACGAGGATATACGGGAATTTAAAAACTTGCTGGCTATAAAT TGGCTTTCATGTCGAAATGAGGTGGTCCTGCTCGCTGGATCTGGTGCTAGATTACTGATCTATACATTTGACAGGACAGTTGTTCCCAACATCCTCCGTAAG GTGAAAGTATACAACTTGCAGTTTGAGGATACACTATGGCATTTGAGCTTTGGATACTCTCAAGAAAGTGGAATAAGG TTGCTGCTACCTGGTCCAAGTAGACCCGTTTTATTCAACTTGGTTACCCACCTGGAAGAAGTTGAAGACTTCAGGTGGCAGGAAAATCTGATTGTTGAAAACACTATTAACAAGTTCAAT GATGAGTACAGACTTCAATCAGCAATTAAGAGTGCTGCTGAGGAAAAGCTGCGGAATAGTGTAGATTTGACCTCTAATCTCCAAAATATAAATGCTAATATAACCATTACACAGTCCCTAATGGTTTCTCAG ACACTAGTAACTAACGTGTTGGTTGCGAACACGTTCTCGTTTCCTGGAGTGGACATTGGTGGCTCTAACCTTAATGATTATACCGAATACCTGAACAGGTTCAACAGTTCAAGGAATAGGGTGGATGGTATTATAAATCGCCTGGAGGACTTCGAGAAGAAACTTGGCG ATGCGATCAATGGTCAAGTCAGTGGTAGTCAGATTGGTGGAACTTTAACGATAATAAACCCGAGGCTGGATCTTCAAACCTTGATTACGAACAACGTGGCGGTTAGTAATCCTTTGGACAGGGATGGGTCTGTCACAGGACTGGATAATAACCTGAGGAACCTTGTAAG GTTGAGAAACGACGTGATTGTTAGTGGCTCGAAGAAATTTGTCAATGGAATCGTTGTTGGGGAACTAAACTTAAACTTCTTGGATGATATTCCTGTGGGAGACTTGGTTGTGGAGAGAGGAGATCAGGATATTGAAGGCGCAATTTACTCCTCTATATTCTTTGCCAAGGAAATATTACTAAGGCCCGGGGCTCTAATTGCTGGGATAGATATCACAAAGGCTGTAAAGATTAATGACTTGGCTTCTCTTG GTCATGTAATAATCCAGTCTATTGAGGTTGAAAATCTGTTCCTATCGGATTTGATAAACAGTGTCAATCTTGCATCATTATTCCAAGATGCCTTACTATTAACTGGTGGGGAAGTGACTGGATCTTTAGCCGTTAATAGGGAAATATTAATTTCTTCATTAGATGTATCGGAGATAATGGGTATTAGAATTAGTAGTTTCCTTAATAATGCAGTTTTTAAAAATAAAGATTCTGTTGTGAAGGGCAGGCTCACTGTTGGAGGAAGAGTAGTGGTAAGAAATGTCAGGCTTGATGGTAAATTAAATGATAGAAGCTTCGACTATCCAGTAAGGAAGAGCAATACTCCTATTGTATTTGGCGGACAAAAACGCTTCAGTAATGTAAAGTTTGATATTTTGAATTTTGGACCTCAAGGTAATGTAGATGGGATAAGTCCAGGGAAGCTGATCACCAAATCCACAAGTCAGATAATCTCTGAAATAGTTTTTGGTCAGGGGGTTGACATTAGACAAAACTTAGAGATCAGATCAAACCTATTAGATGGTGTGAATCTTGCAGAAATAAGTAGAGGCCTTTCACAGTTACCTACTTCAAACCCTTGGGTGTTTGATGTAGTTTTTGTCGGGCCTGTCACTGCCCAAAGACTCCTATACAGTGGTTTGGTTAATGGTGTTGATTTCTCTGCTTTTTCTTCTGAACTTCTTTATGACGATTCTTCAATAACTGTGTTCGGTATCAAGAGGTTCCTTTCCAGGCTTTCGGGTAGAAATGTTCAAATAAAGGGCTCTTTGAATGGGGAGGACATTGATTCCTTAATCACAACCACCAAGAACCATTTAATAGGTGGCCTTAAAACCTTTGTGCAATATGTTTATTTAAACAGTGCTACTTCAGTATTCGTAGATGGTGTTAACATGGCAGATTTCCTAAGCTCTGCGCTGGAACTTAATAAAGATGGTCAAGTGGTGATTGGTAAAAAAGTGTTTACCAACTCTGTTTTCATAAGTGCATTAGGCCTCTCTGGCAAACTTTCTAGCGTAGACTTCAGTAATGTAATGACAAAGAACACTGATCAAACCTTCATTGCTGAACAGATCTTTAATTCTGCGGCCTTTGGCGATTTGATGGTAAAAAACATCAAACTGAATGGCTTTTCTCTCAATGGAATTAATTTATCAGACTTGGCTGCTAGAAGGCTCTCTCTGAAAACCAGTGTAGCCCATACTGGAACACTGGTCATTGATGGTCCTGTTAGCGTAGTTGGAAACTTAATGGTTGACAGCATAAATGGGATTAGCATTCAAGAGATAGAGAATAATATAGTTACAGATAGCAGGAACTCTACAATAAGTGGTCcagtcattattaataatattgtatcaAGTGGAGCCATTGATACCCTTAATAGAAGAGGTGCAAATGGAATAAGCCTGCATGACCTCTTTTCAAGAGCAGCAAAATTGTCTAAGGATGGACAGTTTGTTGGGGAAATTTATTTTGCGGATATGGAAGTAAGGGGAAGTATCAACGTGAATGGGCTTGTGAATGGTGTCAATCTTGCGACTTTGAGGGATGATGCAGTCTACATCAACTTCAATGGCTATCAAGTTGTTGCTG GTAATAAACTGTTCCTGAATGGCTTCAATGTGAAGGGTAATATAAATTCAGAAACGACAAATGGTGTAGATCTGTCGCGCAGACTTTTCACCCTGAATACGGACCAACAAACAAGTGCCGATTACCACTTTGAGAACATTGTAGTGAAGAAAAATGTTCATTTGACAGGAAGATTTAGAGATATTGACCTAAGGAATTTGATAAACCTGGTCACGAATACGCAATCGAGATACG GATCTATCAATTTCAATGGGAACGTCAAAGTGTCTGAGCTAGTAATAAATGGAGAATTTAATGGAAGAAATCTCTTGGCGTTGTTATCCGATGCAGTCAGAGTAAGAGACGGTGCGGTGTTTGTAACTGGAAAGAAATCCTTCACAGCCTCTACACAATTTACTAGTCTGACTGTGTCGAGTCTCAATGATGTCAATCTGGGAGAGTTTTTGAACAACGTCATATTGCGTAGTACTGACAAAGTTGTCATCAGACCCATGACAATAAACGGGATCTTGAGTGCTCCTTGGACAACTGCTGAGAATCTCTTGGTAGAA GGTGTTATAGACCGTATAGACTACCGTGCATTACTTCGGGATGCAGTTTACATTACTGGCCAAGAGAACTTGCAAAGTGAATTG atatttgagGAGAGTTTGGTAGTTGAAGGAAATGTGATAGCAGCCTTTTTAAATGGAAGAAGCCTCCTTAGAGACTACTTGACGCTAACAACTGAGCAGTCTGTACTTGTGAACTCTAATATAGCAACAGTTTCCTCCTCTTTCGTTGAAGTTGGTGGCTCGGTTAATGGTGTATACTTGCCAGATCTGAAGGAATTAACTATGCAG GCAATTGATGGTCAGACAATTACTGGAACAACAGTTATAAAAGGGACAACCAAAGTACTTGGAAATATTGAAGtaactggaaaaactggcagagaagTGAAGATAAAACTGCGCTCTGAAGTACTTAACTTATCTGATGGAGGAGAGTTAAGTG GTTTTGTGAGACTTAACTCTGCTGTGACTTCATCATTAAGTTCTTCGTCTTACTTGATAAATGGCCTTAATTTAGCAGCGCTGTACAACAATGCTATGTTCAAGGATAGTTCCTCAATAGTTATTGGTAGACTATCATTTACACAACTTGTTACGTTTGAG CTCGGTTTGGTCGTTTCTGGAAGGGTAGATGGACTGGAAATTGGAAGTTTATACAACTTCACAGCACTAACACTGTCAGGATTTGGTAGTTCTACAGCAGAGATAAAA GAGGATTATACTAGTATGTGTAATTCTATTGTGAGTTTGTATGACCAACTGGAAGACTCTCTTTATGAAGGAGACTGCTTTGATTTTGTTTACTCAGAATTTTTCCCGGAGATAAGGCACTCTTCCATCTCGTTTAAT GCATATGGGCAGACATTCCTTGTTTTAAGCTATGAGAACCAGTGTTATGCAGAAGTGTACCTCTGGAACAATGTTACACACACACTAAACTTCTACCAGTCTCTGTCCGAAACTGGCTACGTACACGATTGGGTGCATATAGTAACCGAAGACGCG aggatATTCATAGCAGCTGCCGGTTCTCCCACGAACAACCAATGTAGCGACCAAACCTCATCATTGTGGGAAGTCTTTGAAAACAGTATCCAG AGAGTGCAGATTCTGTCCCCTGCAGAGACTGTTTCAAAAGAAATTGTTGCTGGCAAGCGGAGTTTAAGTTTGCATTCTGCATCTTATACAATAACATACGTGTACGATTTGACCCAATCCTACTGGAGGGAAGCTTCTCGTTCTGGAGCATTTG aaatTTCTGTGCAAGCCCTGGACAAGAAAGGATATTCTGTAATTTTCCGAAGTAACGGAGGAATTGGTGAAGTATGGGTTGGAGGAGTAGTAAGGCAAACTCTTAGACTGGGGATTGCCATAGATGATGCAGTATTGCTGAAAATCCACAGCCAAGTGGTCTTATTTATAATTGTGACTGTAGAAAATCCTCTTGGTCCTATCTACGAGTTgaga GCCTATGAAATAGATTATGGAAACTTAGTCTGGCTTGATTCAACAATACTGAATACACCTGGAGAACTGACTGTGTTCTTTGTCGGCAATGAAGCTTGTGAAGCGGTTTACGTAGCGGTTACCCAGGAAGGCCAATTCCCGGTTATATACAACTTCTTTG